The Pseudomonas chlororaphis subsp. piscium genome contains the following window.
GGCGGGTTATCCCCTGGTGGCGTGGAACCGCAACCGGGAAAAATGCTCGCCGCTGCTGGAAGCAGGCGCGCAACTGGCCGAGACCCCGGCCCGGCTGTGCGAGGCAGCGGACCTGGTGCTGCTGTGCCTGGCCAACACCGAGGTGGTGCGTGAGGTGGTGTTCGGTGCCGAGGGTATCGCCCAGGGAGCCCGGGCCGGCCAGTTGTTGGTGGACCTCTCCAGCCTGGAACCGACCGCCACCCGGGAAATGGCCACGCAACTGGCGAGCAGCACCGGCATGGGCTGGGTCGATGCCCCGGTGTCCGGCGGCACGCCCGGTGCCGAGGCCGGCAGCCTGGCGATCATGGTCGGCGGCGAGGCGGCGGATATCGAAAGGGTTCGGCCGGTCCTGCTCAATCTGGGGCAACGGGTGACCCATATGGGCGGTGTCGGCGCCGGCCAGGTGACCAAGGCTTGCAACCAGATGATCGTCGCCTGCAATGCGCTGGTGATCGCCGAAGTGGTGGCGCTGGCCGAATGTTCCGGGGTCGATGCGTCATTGCTGGCCGAGGCGCTGGCCGGTGGTTTTGCCGATTCCAGGCCGTTGCAGATTCTCGCCCCGCAGATGGCCGAAAGCCGCTTCGAACCGATCAAATGGCATGTGCGCACCCTGCTCAAGGATCTGGACGGTGCGGTAAAGTTCTCCCGTGAGCAGGGCTCGGCCACACCGATCAGCGGATTGGCCGCACAACTGATGCGCCTGCATGGCGGCCAGGGCTATCTGGAGCAGGATCCCGCGACCCTGATCCGCCTGTATCGCGAACCGGCGTCAGAGGGCTGACCGCGCCAACGGTGGGCAGCATGCGCTGCTCGATCTCGTCGATTATCCCGGGCAACTCTTCCAGGGGCATTGCGCGGCTGAGCAGGTAGCCCTGGATGAAGTCGCAGCCGTATTGGGCGAGGAACTCGTACTGCTGCACGCTCTCGACGCCTTCGGTCACCACCTGCAAGTGCAGGGTATGGGCCATGACGATGATTGCCTGGACGATCTCCTTGTCCTGGGTCGACTGGGGCACGTCCTGGATGAACG
Protein-coding sequences here:
- a CDS encoding NAD(P)-dependent oxidoreductase; this encodes MMATLPTLGFAGIGLMGLPMCRRLLAAGYPLVAWNRNREKCSPLLEAGAQLAETPARLCEAADLVLLCLANTEVVREVVFGAEGIAQGARAGQLLVDLSSLEPTATREMATQLASSTGMGWVDAPVSGGTPGAEAGSLAIMVGGEAADIERVRPVLLNLGQRVTHMGGVGAGQVTKACNQMIVACNALVIAEVVALAECSGVDASLLAEALAGGFADSRPLQILAPQMAESRFEPIKWHVRTLLKDLDGAVKFSREQGSATPISGLAAQLMRLHGGQGYLEQDPATLIRLYREPASEG